One genomic region from Leifsonia poae encodes:
- a CDS encoding enolase C-terminal domain-like protein, which yields MDKLRIGRIEAFEVTLPIEAPIRHSYGVHEAFTRTIVKVHTADGLVGLAETAASAEEVIRAGSVVVGLSALETGSIRMRITERFYWSKNPLVASAIEMACVDIIGKALGVPAHQILGGAVRDHIDLAAYCFYRYESPTHAAVTTPDEMARHAYDLVQRYGFGTVKLKAGVQEPAIEVETLRAIRDLLPGIKLRIDPNAAWAPATAMGLLGQLAEIGLEYLEDPVAGQAGMAEVRSKTALPLSTNMCVVDFDDIPSALALGSVDVILSDPWYWGGPLQTKTLADLCRIHGLGMGMHSGIELGIGMAVMAHTGVTIPQLTLAVDAHHHHLVDDVIAGPRLLPTGDGRLAPPDGPGWGVELDDDKVEQYRELHRSGRYANLYVAGDSGNGADRFRPEWNPVMPAW from the coding sequence GTGGACAAATTGAGGATCGGACGCATCGAAGCGTTCGAGGTGACACTGCCCATCGAGGCGCCCATCCGGCATTCGTACGGTGTGCACGAAGCGTTCACCCGAACGATCGTGAAGGTGCACACCGCCGACGGGCTCGTAGGTCTCGCCGAGACGGCGGCCAGCGCGGAGGAGGTGATCCGCGCCGGCAGCGTCGTCGTCGGTCTGAGCGCGCTCGAGACGGGCAGCATCCGGATGCGCATCACCGAGCGCTTCTACTGGAGTAAGAACCCGCTGGTCGCCTCCGCCATCGAGATGGCCTGCGTCGACATCATCGGAAAGGCGCTCGGGGTGCCGGCCCACCAGATCCTCGGCGGGGCCGTTCGCGACCACATCGATCTGGCGGCGTACTGCTTCTACCGCTACGAGTCGCCGACGCACGCTGCCGTCACGACACCGGATGAGATGGCCAGGCATGCTTACGACCTGGTGCAGCGCTACGGGTTCGGAACGGTGAAGCTGAAAGCGGGCGTGCAGGAGCCGGCGATCGAGGTGGAGACGTTGCGCGCCATCCGGGATCTGCTTCCCGGAATCAAGCTGCGCATCGACCCGAACGCGGCCTGGGCCCCGGCGACGGCGATGGGGTTGCTCGGCCAGCTCGCCGAGATCGGTCTGGAGTATCTGGAGGATCCGGTGGCAGGGCAGGCCGGGATGGCCGAGGTGCGCTCGAAGACGGCTCTCCCGCTCTCGACGAATATGTGCGTAGTCGATTTCGATGACATCCCGAGCGCCCTAGCCCTCGGCAGCGTCGATGTGATCCTCTCCGACCCGTGGTACTGGGGCGGTCCGCTGCAGACCAAGACACTCGCCGATCTGTGCCGCATCCACGGTCTCGGCATGGGGATGCACTCGGGCATCGAGCTCGGCATCGGCATGGCGGTCATGGCGCACACCGGCGTGACCATCCCGCAGCTCACGCTCGCCGTCGATGCCCACCACCACCACCTCGTGGACGATGTGATCGCCGGCCCGCGGCTGCTCCCTACCGGCGACGGGCGGCTCGCCCCTCCGGATGGTCCCGGCTGGGGTGTCGAGCTCGACGACGACAAGGTCGAGCAGTACCGGGAGCTGCACCGCAGCGGTCGCTACGCGAACCTCTACGTGGCCGGCGACTCGGGCAACGGGGCCGATCGATTCCGCCCCGAATGGAACCCGGTGATGCCGGCATGGTGA
- a CDS encoding SDR family NAD(P)-dependent oxidoreductase, with protein MTDSPLRGIRALVTGSSAGIGESIVRAFAAAGATCIVHGRRRETVERIAREIGGEAVVADLADRNAPDRIVAEIAERGGLDVLVNNAGFEASATVSELLTDDFARVLEVNLVAPAALMRLCVPLLRQSRAPSIINVTSIHESVPVSGNGAYASAKAGLASLTRTAAIELGPEGIRVNSIAPGAIRTDMNRDLIGAVGEDRFASWIPLGRVGVPQEVADVAVFLAGDAARYISGASIVVDGAYSNHLVRYGED; from the coding sequence ATGACCGACTCACCGCTCCGAGGCATCCGCGCCCTCGTCACGGGTAGCAGTGCGGGAATCGGGGAGTCCATCGTGCGCGCCTTCGCCGCCGCCGGGGCCACCTGCATCGTCCACGGCCGGCGCCGGGAGACAGTGGAGCGGATCGCGCGCGAGATCGGCGGAGAGGCGGTCGTCGCCGACCTCGCCGACCGGAACGCGCCCGACCGGATCGTGGCCGAGATCGCCGAGCGCGGGGGGCTCGACGTGCTCGTCAACAACGCGGGCTTCGAGGCGTCGGCGACCGTTTCCGAGCTGCTGACCGACGATTTCGCACGGGTGCTCGAAGTCAACCTCGTGGCGCCCGCGGCCCTCATGCGCCTGTGCGTGCCACTGCTCCGGCAGAGCCGTGCGCCCTCGATCATCAACGTTACGTCGATCCATGAGTCGGTCCCGGTCAGCGGGAACGGCGCATACGCGTCGGCGAAGGCCGGGCTGGCCTCCCTGACGCGCACGGCGGCGATCGAGCTCGGTCCGGAGGGCATCAGGGTGAACTCGATCGCCCCCGGCGCCATCCGGACCGACATGAATCGCGATCTGATCGGGGCCGTCGGCGAAGACCGGTTCGCGTCCTGGATCCCGCTCGGCCGTGTCGGCGTGCCCCAGGAGGTGGCCGATGTCGCCGTGTTCCTCGCCGGCGACGCGGCCCGCTACATCTCCGGCGCCTCCATCGTCGTGGATGGCGCCTATTCGAACCATCTCGTGAGGTACGGCGAAGACTGA
- a CDS encoding RraA family protein: MVTIDLARVRAHLGSSVLSDMLDAVGLRHQCLAAGLVPLEADTVIAGYAFPVTIRRVFDVPETPFAGLVAALDAIGPDEVFITPTQRARDIAVWGELLSTACIARGAAGAITDGLVRDTRQVRGLGFPVVSGGTIPYDSMGRHEITAHRVPCAIDGVRIEPGDLVVADSDGVVVVPAARAAEIVEAALAKRSSELEFRQAVADGMLASDAFRTFGVL; the protein is encoded by the coding sequence ATGGTGACCATCGATCTGGCCCGGGTGCGGGCCCACCTCGGTTCCTCCGTGCTCTCTGACATGCTGGATGCTGTCGGACTCCGGCACCAATGCCTTGCGGCCGGACTCGTCCCGCTCGAGGCGGACACCGTCATCGCCGGGTACGCGTTCCCGGTCACCATCCGCCGCGTGTTCGACGTTCCGGAGACGCCGTTCGCTGGCCTCGTAGCCGCGCTGGATGCAATCGGCCCCGACGAGGTGTTCATCACGCCCACCCAGCGTGCCCGCGACATCGCCGTGTGGGGTGAACTGCTCAGCACGGCGTGCATCGCCCGCGGGGCCGCCGGTGCCATCACCGATGGACTCGTGCGTGACACTCGGCAGGTGCGGGGGCTGGGCTTCCCGGTCGTCTCGGGCGGCACGATCCCTTACGACAGCATGGGCCGGCACGAGATCACAGCGCACCGGGTGCCCTGCGCGATCGACGGTGTGCGCATCGAGCCCGGCGACCTCGTCGTGGCCGACTCCGACGGCGTCGTGGTCGTACCGGCCGCTCGGGCGGCGGAGATCGTCGAGGCGGCCCTGGCGAAGCGTTCCAGCGAATTGGAGTTCCGGCAGGCGGTTGCCGACGGGATGCTCGCATCCGACGCGTTCCGCACCTTCGGCGTTCTGTGA
- a CDS encoding ABC transporter substrate-binding protein: MFSTRVNRRRRRTVAVAVALSAALMLAACSSTPPTASTAKPAYQLTAQTPAPSGDIDSFSWALYAEPYSLDYTHAFDYPDNQVLANVCESLLRLNPDWTLSPGLAASFSHPTPETWVYEIRPGVTFHDGTALTAADAVASMRRHLDPAVGSSWFSVYQNVSSIDQTGPMEVTVTTTKPDSQFNLAMGGSAGVVESAATLKEKGENYGNSTGGVNCTGPFELTSWKSGESITLTRYAKYWDPKLRAKAGTVDILFMNDATARTNALTSGQVDGTWMVPMDGVDQLKSSGSGSLYFGLNTAVNSLIVGNLKGPLGDVNVRKALLMALDRQGIVDAAVKGYGTVTDALTTRSVWSGASKDAMATAFDGLQKYPYDVKAAKALVEKAGATGKQIVIKTAPISTDFSIVAQATVAAAQSIGLKAKIDTMTPNTYTTLFTDPTARADADLFYTSWYLSSPDPLEMYGVLRTGDYSNYGNWSDPAFDTLVNDAVGIDDPAARSEKSAEAQRIADQQLPWLPLFEAPMSVYLGKRITGVQPSVAFLYYPWAATIGAR, encoded by the coding sequence ATGTTCTCAACCCGTGTGAACCGGCGCCGGCGTCGAACCGTCGCCGTCGCCGTCGCCCTCAGCGCGGCGCTCATGCTCGCCGCGTGTTCCTCGACGCCACCGACGGCGAGCACAGCGAAGCCCGCCTACCAGCTGACGGCGCAGACCCCGGCGCCATCGGGGGACATCGACTCGTTCAGCTGGGCGCTCTATGCGGAGCCGTATTCGCTCGACTACACGCATGCGTTCGACTACCCGGACAACCAGGTGCTCGCCAATGTCTGCGAGTCGCTGTTGCGATTGAACCCCGATTGGACGCTCTCGCCGGGGCTCGCCGCCTCGTTCAGCCATCCCACCCCCGAGACCTGGGTGTACGAGATCCGGCCTGGTGTGACCTTCCACGACGGCACTGCGCTGACCGCGGCCGACGCGGTCGCCTCCATGCGCAGGCACCTCGACCCAGCGGTCGGCTCATCGTGGTTCTCCGTCTACCAGAACGTGTCGTCGATCGACCAGACGGGGCCGATGGAGGTCACGGTCACCACGACCAAGCCGGACTCGCAGTTCAACCTCGCGATGGGCGGCTCGGCCGGCGTCGTGGAGTCGGCGGCGACCCTCAAAGAGAAGGGCGAGAACTACGGCAACTCGACCGGCGGCGTCAACTGCACAGGTCCGTTCGAGCTCACCTCGTGGAAATCGGGGGAGAGCATCACCCTCACGCGCTACGCGAAGTACTGGGACCCGAAACTGCGCGCCAAGGCGGGCACGGTCGACATCCTGTTCATGAACGACGCGACCGCCCGCACGAACGCACTCACGTCCGGGCAGGTGGACGGCACCTGGATGGTCCCGATGGACGGTGTCGACCAGCTGAAGTCCTCCGGGTCGGGCTCGCTCTACTTCGGTTTGAACACGGCGGTCAACAGTCTCATCGTCGGCAACCTCAAAGGCCCGCTCGGTGACGTGAATGTGCGCAAAGCCTTGCTGATGGCGCTCGATCGTCAGGGCATCGTGGATGCGGCCGTGAAGGGGTACGGCACTGTGACCGACGCGCTGACGACCCGGTCGGTGTGGTCGGGGGCGAGCAAGGATGCGATGGCCACGGCGTTCGACGGCCTGCAGAAGTACCCCTACGACGTGAAAGCGGCGAAGGCCCTGGTCGAGAAGGCGGGTGCGACCGGCAAGCAGATCGTGATCAAGACCGCGCCGATCAGCACCGATTTCAGCATCGTCGCGCAGGCGACGGTGGCCGCCGCCCAGTCGATCGGGCTGAAAGCGAAGATCGACACGATGACGCCGAACACCTACACGACGCTGTTCACCGACCCGACCGCGCGCGCCGACGCGGACCTCTTCTACACCTCGTGGTACCTCTCGTCACCCGACCCGCTGGAGATGTACGGTGTGCTCCGCACCGGTGACTACAGCAACTACGGCAACTGGTCCGATCCCGCCTTCGACACGCTGGTCAACGACGCAGTCGGGATCGACGACCCGGCGGCGCGATCCGAGAAGTCGGCCGAGGCGCAACGGATCGCCGACCAGCAGCTGCCGTGGCTGCCGCTGTTCGAGGCCCCGATGTCGGTCTACCTCGGCAAGCGCATCACCGGGGTGCAGCCGTCGGTCGCCTTCCTCTACTACCCGTGGGCGGCCACAATTGGCGCACGCTAG
- a CDS encoding TetR/AcrR family transcriptional regulator, protein MTEATSTPGPAKQRLTRDRIVQAGLDLASGADVSAISVRTIGAALGFDPTAAYRHFPNKQALMQALLDEVFTRILRRVDRTGGWQARLRELAAVTLDEFTAYPAIAIEATVLTTNGPGETETMEVVLTAFAEAGLEGADQVRQYALFSSFILSMAAGIAHARSSHTGPPADSNLWFEGPLLVDPTRHPSLAKAAAELVTLRDHDIYRFGVDSIIESAEQRSAD, encoded by the coding sequence ATGACGGAAGCCACCAGCACGCCCGGACCAGCGAAGCAGCGCCTCACCCGCGACCGCATCGTGCAGGCCGGGCTCGACCTCGCTTCCGGCGCCGATGTGTCGGCGATCTCCGTGCGCACCATCGGCGCCGCCCTCGGGTTCGACCCGACGGCGGCCTATCGGCACTTCCCCAACAAGCAGGCGCTGATGCAGGCCCTCCTCGACGAAGTGTTCACGCGCATCCTGCGCCGCGTCGACCGTACCGGCGGCTGGCAGGCTCGGCTGCGGGAGCTCGCCGCCGTCACCCTCGACGAGTTCACCGCATACCCCGCTATCGCCATCGAGGCGACCGTGCTCACCACCAACGGCCCAGGCGAGACCGAGACGATGGAGGTCGTACTCACCGCCTTCGCCGAGGCCGGGCTCGAAGGCGCCGATCAGGTGCGCCAGTACGCCCTCTTCTCGTCGTTCATCCTCTCGATGGCCGCCGGGATCGCGCACGCCCGCAGCAGCCACACTGGCCCACCCGCCGACTCGAACCTCTGGTTCGAAGGCCCGCTCCTCGTCGACCCGACGAGACACCCCTCGCTCGCGAAGGCCGCCGCCGAACTGGTCACCCTGCGCGACCACGACATCTACCGGTTCGGCGTCGACTCGATCATCGAATCCGCCGAGCAGCGCAGCGCCGACTGA
- a CDS encoding response regulator transcription factor produces the protein MIRLVVADDHPIVRAGLVALFALEDDFTIVAEADTPDRAVAAAERERPDVVLMDLQFGAEASSTGADATRRIRALDDPPHVLVLTNYDSDSDILGAVEAGASGYLLKDAPPHELIAAVRAAAAGESALAPVIATRLLNRLRAPRVSLSSREIEVLQLVAAGRSNTEIAAELFVSETTVKSHLAHVFTKLDVASRTAAVSEARRRGILR, from the coding sequence ATGATCCGCCTGGTCGTCGCCGACGATCATCCGATCGTGCGCGCGGGGCTCGTGGCTCTGTTCGCCCTGGAGGACGACTTCACGATCGTCGCCGAGGCGGACACACCCGACCGTGCGGTCGCCGCCGCCGAACGGGAGAGGCCGGACGTCGTCCTGATGGATCTCCAATTCGGTGCGGAGGCGAGCAGCACCGGCGCCGACGCGACCCGGCGCATCCGGGCCCTGGACGATCCGCCCCATGTGCTGGTGCTGACCAACTACGACTCCGATTCAGATATCCTGGGCGCTGTCGAGGCCGGGGCCAGCGGATACCTTCTGAAGGATGCGCCGCCGCATGAACTGATCGCCGCCGTGCGTGCGGCGGCGGCCGGAGAGAGCGCCCTCGCCCCCGTGATCGCGACCCGACTGCTCAATCGGCTCCGGGCACCCCGGGTGAGTCTCAGTTCCCGTGAGATCGAGGTGCTCCAGCTGGTCGCGGCCGGCCGTTCGAACACCGAGATCGCGGCTGAGCTGTTCGTGAGCGAGACCACCGTCAAATCCCATCTGGCGCACGTTTTCACCAAACTCGATGTGGCCTCCCGCACGGCCGCCGTCTCCGAGGCGCGGCGGCGCGGGATCTTGCGCTGA
- a CDS encoding DUF4432 family protein produces the protein MPGVREVTATDDVLAHTAMQVVADGPGAGSRVLAVAPAGGVHARVLLDRGLDLGAAWFGGEPVAWLSAMGERPPGSGDAGEGWHDGWAGGLLTTCGLQNVGLPSEGHGRHGRFSELAATDLSVDRQVDESGAGRIVVAGTLHEPVGLGRGIRVRRRLTFPIGAGVVELEDVATNLSAERLQAPLLYHLNIGHPFLGPDSVLLHRDGAAFTAAPGSVPMGSPSVEPDTVTEHQPIVGADHIATVALRSSRLGMQTTVAWDARTLPRLFHWQRRAPGSYVCAIEPANCSVQGRAFDRDDGRDPVLAPGETRRTWLRNTIERI, from the coding sequence ATGCCGGGTGTCCGCGAGGTCACCGCGACCGACGATGTTCTGGCGCACACGGCGATGCAGGTGGTCGCCGACGGGCCGGGCGCCGGAAGCCGGGTTCTCGCGGTCGCGCCGGCCGGGGGAGTGCACGCCCGTGTGCTGCTCGATCGGGGGCTCGACCTCGGGGCGGCCTGGTTCGGCGGAGAGCCCGTGGCTTGGTTGTCGGCGATGGGTGAGCGCCCTCCCGGCTCGGGCGACGCCGGAGAGGGGTGGCACGATGGCTGGGCCGGCGGGCTGCTCACCACCTGCGGTCTGCAGAACGTCGGGTTGCCGAGCGAAGGTCATGGCCGCCACGGTCGATTCAGCGAGCTCGCCGCGACCGACCTCTCCGTCGACCGGCAGGTCGACGAATCCGGCGCCGGGCGCATCGTGGTCGCGGGGACACTCCACGAACCCGTCGGTCTGGGCCGCGGCATCCGGGTGCGGCGTCGGCTCACCTTCCCGATCGGCGCCGGTGTCGTCGAACTCGAGGATGTCGCCACCAACCTGAGCGCCGAGCGGTTGCAGGCCCCGCTTCTGTACCACCTGAACATCGGCCACCCTTTTCTCGGGCCGGACTCCGTTCTGCTTCACCGCGACGGTGCCGCGTTCACTGCCGCGCCCGGATCGGTGCCCATGGGTTCCCCTTCTGTCGAGCCCGACACGGTGACGGAGCACCAACCGATCGTCGGCGCCGACCACATCGCCACGGTCGCCCTGCGCTCCTCGCGGCTCGGGATGCAGACCACGGTCGCCTGGGACGCCCGCACCCTGCCCCGGCTGTTCCACTGGCAGCGCCGCGCCCCGGGCTCGTATGTGTGCGCGATCGAGCCCGCGAACTGTAGCGTGCAGGGGCGGGCTTTCGACCGCGACGACGGGCGCGACCCTGTGCTCGCACCGGGGGAGACCCGCCGCACGTGGCTGCGCAACACCATCGAGAGGATCTGA
- a CDS encoding ABC transporter ATP-binding protein — protein sequence MIRLDSITLTFPDGDGRVTAVDDVSLTAQPGTVTGITGPSGSGKSSLLAVAATLIHPDSGRVLIDDVDATALSAGEATALRRETIGIVFQQSNLIPSLTAREQLGVMNELGGRGSRGRRRAVAARADELLDAVGLADQRAKRPHQLSGGQRQRVNIARALMNDPSVLLVDEPTSALDQERGASIIDLILRLTDELNTSTLLVTHDLVHLPRMHGVVNLVDGAVVEDVLAA from the coding sequence ATGATCCGCCTCGACTCCATCACCCTGACCTTCCCCGACGGCGACGGCCGCGTCACCGCTGTCGACGATGTCTCGCTGACCGCCCAACCCGGCACGGTCACCGGCATCACAGGCCCGAGCGGCTCAGGCAAGTCGAGCCTGCTCGCCGTTGCGGCCACGCTCATCCACCCGGACTCCGGCCGCGTGCTCATCGACGACGTCGACGCCACCGCCCTGAGCGCCGGCGAGGCGACCGCGCTCCGCCGGGAGACGATCGGCATCGTCTTCCAGCAGTCGAACCTGATCCCCTCATTGACCGCCCGTGAGCAGCTCGGCGTGATGAACGAACTCGGCGGCCGCGGCAGCCGAGGCCGCCGCCGGGCAGTCGCAGCCCGCGCCGACGAACTCCTCGATGCCGTCGGGCTGGCCGATCAGCGGGCCAAACGTCCCCATCAGCTCTCCGGCGGGCAGCGGCAGCGGGTCAACATCGCCCGCGCCCTGATGAACGATCCCAGCGTGCTCCTCGTCGACGAGCCCACCAGCGCTCTCGACCAGGAGCGCGGCGCCAGCATCATCGACCTCATCCTCCGCCTCACCGACGAACTGAACACCTCGACGCTGCTCGTCACCCACGATCTCGTCCACCTGCCCCGCATGCACGGAGTCGTCAACCTGGTCGACGGGGCCGTCGTCGAGGACGTGCTCGCGGCCTAG
- a CDS encoding FtsX-like permease family protein, which yields MFVALRDLRFARGRFILIGSVVALITVLVGFLSGLTGGLATQNISAVLALPGDRIVFSAPAAGDSGASFTDSTITEKQAKGWSKAGGVTDARPIGISQTRGEAGDTRAAIAVFGVQPGFDTSAPTGDGRLSLSDPAAKALGVTAGDDVTIAGTSYTVQTVAGDGWYSHTPVVTMTLHDWQAYSAATGNPGAYATVLSVSGTPVWSATDSANATVSETTLGSLTALSAFRSEIGSLLLMVAMLFGISGLVIGAFFTVWTMQRKGDIAVLKALGATTASLVRDALGQALIVLLLGIGVGLGLVALFGTLAGSALPFLLSPVTTLLPGVIMIALGLAGAAFALRSVTSADPLTALGSNR from the coding sequence ATGTTCGTCGCCCTCCGCGACCTCCGCTTCGCCCGCGGCCGATTCATCCTCATCGGGTCCGTCGTGGCTCTCATCACCGTGCTCGTCGGCTTTCTCAGCGGCCTGACCGGCGGCCTCGCCACGCAGAACATCTCGGCCGTGCTCGCCCTCCCCGGCGACCGGATCGTGTTCTCCGCACCGGCGGCCGGCGACAGCGGTGCCAGCTTCACCGACTCCACCATCACCGAGAAGCAGGCGAAAGGTTGGTCGAAGGCCGGCGGCGTGACCGATGCGCGGCCGATCGGGATCAGCCAGACGCGCGGGGAGGCCGGTGACACCCGGGCCGCCATCGCCGTCTTCGGTGTCCAACCCGGGTTCGACACGTCCGCGCCGACCGGCGACGGGCGGCTCAGCCTCTCCGATCCGGCAGCGAAAGCTCTCGGGGTCACGGCCGGCGACGATGTCACGATCGCGGGCACCAGCTATACCGTGCAGACCGTCGCAGGCGACGGCTGGTACAGCCACACACCCGTCGTCACGATGACCCTGCACGATTGGCAGGCCTACTCGGCAGCAACCGGAAACCCGGGCGCCTACGCCACGGTGCTCTCCGTCTCGGGAACGCCCGTTTGGTCGGCCACAGACTCCGCCAACGCGACGGTGTCGGAGACGACGCTCGGCTCGCTGACCGCGCTCAGCGCCTTCCGATCCGAGATCGGCTCGCTGCTCCTGATGGTCGCCATGCTGTTCGGCATCTCCGGACTGGTGATCGGCGCGTTCTTCACGGTCTGGACCATGCAGCGCAAGGGCGATATCGCGGTGCTCAAAGCTCTGGGCGCCACCACGGCGTCCCTCGTCCGTGACGCGCTCGGGCAGGCACTGATCGTGCTCCTGCTCGGCATCGGAGTGGGCCTGGGGCTCGTCGCCCTCTTCGGCACCCTCGCCGGCTCGGCGCTTCCGTTCCTGCTCAGTCCGGTCACCACTCTCCTTCCCGGCGTGATCATGATCGCGCTCGGGCTCGCCGGAGCCGCCTTCGCCCTCCGTTCCGTCACCTCCGCCGACCCCCTCACCGCCCTCGGGAGCAACCGATGA
- a CDS encoding amidohydrolase produces the protein MTAADTIFTGGPVFTGTGHPLNGQAVVVRDGAIVSIVPEGELDAFRGASTRLVELAGALVAPGFQDAHIHPVGGGIELLQCNLSDAESADDAVRQVANYAAANPDGWILGGGWSMDHFPGGTPARQALDAAIGDRPALLSSRDHHSVWASTAAIRLAGIDAATPDPEDGRIERGADGFPAGTFHEGSSDLFDSVLPEPDDDLAYAGLLRAQDELLALGITGWQDALIGNAAGMNDTLGVYRRALAEGTLIAHVVGAQWWYRSGGAEQINGMIARRAEFAGGSDRFGLGTVKIMVDGVAENHTAAMKTPYRDAHGRDTDNSGLSFVDPVLLRDYVTALDREGFQVHFHALGDRAVQEALDALAVAREANGPTDGRHHLAHLQVVAVEDVPRFAQLDATANLQALWACHEPQLDQLTLPFLQDEAKTRQYPFGDLDRNGTRLAAGSDWPVSSANPLEAIHIAVNRVSPGSGDEPLGGAGQCLDLATAFAAYTSGSAFVNHRDHDTGRIAPGYRANLVVIDPDPFAAPVEDIHLSEVVSTWVDGDPVYSREI, from the coding sequence GTGACGGCAGCCGACACCATTTTCACCGGAGGCCCGGTGTTCACCGGAACCGGGCACCCCCTGAACGGCCAGGCGGTGGTCGTGCGCGACGGCGCCATCGTGTCGATCGTGCCGGAGGGCGAGCTCGACGCGTTCCGAGGAGCATCGACCCGTCTGGTCGAACTCGCTGGCGCGCTTGTTGCACCGGGCTTCCAGGACGCGCACATCCACCCGGTCGGCGGCGGCATCGAACTCCTCCAGTGCAATCTGTCCGACGCCGAGAGTGCCGACGATGCCGTGCGGCAGGTCGCAAACTACGCGGCCGCGAACCCCGACGGGTGGATCCTCGGCGGCGGCTGGTCCATGGACCATTTTCCCGGCGGCACGCCCGCGCGTCAGGCCCTGGACGCCGCCATCGGCGACCGGCCGGCGCTCCTCAGCAGCCGCGACCACCACAGCGTCTGGGCGAGCACCGCCGCGATCCGCCTCGCCGGCATCGACGCGGCGACGCCCGACCCGGAAGACGGCCGCATCGAACGTGGGGCCGACGGGTTCCCGGCCGGCACTTTCCACGAGGGGTCGAGCGACCTCTTCGACTCGGTGCTCCCGGAGCCGGACGACGACCTCGCCTATGCCGGTCTGCTCCGCGCCCAGGACGAGCTGCTCGCCCTGGGCATCACAGGCTGGCAGGATGCGCTGATCGGCAACGCGGCCGGCATGAACGACACGCTCGGTGTGTACCGGCGGGCGCTCGCAGAGGGTACCCTGATCGCCCACGTCGTCGGTGCGCAGTGGTGGTACCGTTCCGGCGGCGCCGAGCAGATCAACGGGATGATCGCTCGGCGGGCCGAGTTCGCCGGCGGCTCCGATCGGTTCGGGCTCGGAACGGTGAAGATCATGGTCGACGGTGTCGCCGAGAACCACACCGCGGCGATGAAGACGCCGTACCGGGATGCGCACGGTCGCGACACCGACAACAGCGGGCTGTCGTTCGTCGACCCCGTGCTGCTGCGCGACTATGTGACCGCTCTCGACCGGGAGGGCTTCCAGGTGCACTTCCACGCTCTCGGGGACCGCGCCGTACAGGAGGCGCTCGACGCCCTCGCCGTCGCGAGGGAGGCCAACGGTCCGACCGACGGCCGGCACCATCTTGCGCATCTCCAGGTCGTGGCGGTGGAAGATGTCCCCCGCTTCGCCCAGCTCGATGCGACCGCGAACCTGCAGGCGCTCTGGGCGTGTCACGAGCCGCAGCTCGATCAGCTGACACTCCCCTTCCTGCAAGACGAGGCCAAGACGCGCCAGTACCCGTTCGGGGACCTCGATCGCAACGGCACTCGGCTCGCGGCTGGGAGCGACTGGCCGGTTTCGAGCGCGAACCCGCTCGAAGCGATCCACATCGCCGTCAACCGGGTGTCGCCGGGCAGCGGGGACGAACCGCTCGGCGGCGCCGGCCAATGCCTCGACCTCGCTACGGCCTTCGCAGCGTACACATCGGGCTCGGCGTTCGTGAACCACCGGGACCACGACACCGGCAGGATCGCGCCGGGCTACCGCGCGAACCTCGTCGTGATCGATCCAGACCCCTTCGCCGCCCCGGTCGAAGACATCCACCTCTCCGAAGTCGTGTCCACCTGGGTCGACGGCGACCCCGTCTACTCCCGCGAGATCTGA